The genomic segment GGGAAAGGCGACCCACTCGACGTGCTCGACCTCGCGCGGGGGCGTGCCCTGGGCGGCGAGGCGGGCACGTAGGCGCTCACGCAGCAGCGAGCGCGTGACCCCAGGCCGGGCGATCAGGCTGGTCTCCTCCACGAGGTAGCGGTCCCCGCCCAGGTGCATGGTGTACAGGAAGGTCGGCTGGGCGCGGACCTCGGCGGGCGGGAGGTGCCCAGCGCGGTAATCCATCCAGACCATGCCGCCGGGAGGACCGGGGGGGCGGTCAAACTGCGCGACCACGCCGTAAGCCGTCTGGAGGGCCGCGCCGCCCGGCCTCACCGGGGCACCCAGACTCCCGCCGTGGCCTCCTGCATCCACGACGACAAAAGCCCGCCACGTCTCGCCGTCCGTGCCGCGAACCTCCCAGCCCTCCCCCACCCGGTCGGCTCCGGTAACCTGGCCGCGCGTCCAGCACAGGCCATTCCCCGCCCGCGCCAGCAGGCCCTCCAGCAGCCGGGCATTGTCCAGCAGGGCGTAGGGCCGCAGCAGGGGTGTCGCCTCGGCCCCGGCATAGACGCGCACGTCGCTCCAGACCTGCGCGAGGGCGTCCCGTGCGGGCGCAGGTACCTCGTCCAACCACGCGCCGTAGGTCGCCGGAAAGGGGCGGGGCAGGTGCGGGGCCACCAGGCGCACGCTCAGGCCCCGCGCGGCGCACGCAGCCGCCAGCGCGACCCCCGCCGGGCCTCCTCCCACGACCAGCACGTCCGTGCCTCCCACCGTCATCCCCGGCAGGCTAGCGTGGGAGGCGAGCGTGGGAGTGTGGGGGTTCGTGCGGCCGGGCTGACGGCGGGTGCGCTCCGGCTCAAGGCCGCCTCAAGCCCGAGTGTGCCCCCCATGCCAGCCGGGAGACGGCCTGCCCGCTAGCCTCCCCACATGTCTTCCCGTTCTGCTCGCCGCCTGCTGCCCGCCCTGGGGCTGCTCGCCCTCGGCCTGACCCTCGCCGCCTGCTCGGGCCAGACGGCCGGGGCGGGTGCCCAGGGCCTCCTTAACGCGGCCGTCAGCACCCGTGGGCTGGAGGTCACCCGCGACCAGCGCTACGGTCCCGACGCCCGCAACGTGCTCGACGTGTACGCGCCGCCGAACGCGCGGAATGCCCCGGTGGTGCTGTTTGTCCACGGCGGCTCGTGGCAGAGCGGTGACAAGGAGGGACACAAGTTCGTCGGCGAGAGCCTCGCGCGGGCGGGGTACGTGACGGGCGTGATGAACTACCGCCTCGCGCCGCAAAACCGCTACCCCGCCTATATCCAGGACACCGCCGCCGCGCTGCGGTGGATGCGCGACAACGCGGCCAAGTTCGGCGGCAACCCCGACAGCCTCTTCGTGAGCGGGCACTCGGCGGGGGCCTTCAACGCGGTGGAGGCGGTCGTGAACGAGCGCTGGCTGCGCGAGGCGGGCGTGCCCATCCGGGCCGTGCGCGGCGTGATCGGCATTGCGGGGCCGTACTCTTACGACTTCCGGGACTTCCAGAGCCGGGTCGCCTTCCCCGAGGGCGGCACCCCCGACGAGATCATGCCCGACCGCCACGTGCGCCCCGACGCGCCGCCCCACCTGCTGCTGGTGGCCGAGAACGACACCACCGTCCACCCACAGAACGCCCTGAATATGGAAGCCGCCTTGAAGCGGGCCGGGGTTCCCGTGACCCGCACGGTCCTGCCGCGCCTCAACCACATCACGGTCGTGGGGGCGCTAGCCCGGCCGCTGACCTTCCTGGGGGGCACGCGGCAGACGGTGATCGACTTTATCGAGGCGCACCGGTTGAAGTGAGGGCAGACTGAGGGAGATGCGTCCCCTCTCCCCTTCTGCTCCCTGGAAAGGCCCCGTGGTTGCCGGACTGGGCTTCCTGACCGTCTGGGCGCTGTGGCCGCTGATCTGGCTGGGACTGAGTTTCGGCTCTCTCCGCACTCAGGAGACGGACGCCGCGCCTCTGCTTTGGGCTGCGCCCGGCGCCTTCCTGAGCGGACTGGTCAGGGTTAGCGGGGCACCTCATCAGATTGACGGTCGGTACCTGTTGCGCTCGGAGGACAACCTGGACCGTAAGCTCAGGAGCGCAGGCTGGACGTTTGTCGACCAGATGGGGGCGAGCCGCTTCTACCACCAGAGCGAGGCGAGACTCACGACGACCTGCCGCCAGTTCAGCCGGTACTTCTCGGTCTGCAACGCTGTAACAAAAGACTGAACCTCAGGCCGGGGCCACCGCCACCTGCGGCACCAACTGCCGCCAGCTCTGCACATTGCCCACCTGCACCGTCACGAAGCGCTCCAGCGCCCGCCACAGCGCGGGCCGCTCGTCTTCCGGCACGGGGTGCTCCATGCTGACCCGCACCGAGCGGCGCACGACGTTCCGCAGGAAGTCCAGGCTGGCCGGGGGGTAGGTGGGCAGGCTGGAGCAGTCTCCGCACAGCAGTTGCCCCCCCAGCGGGTCGGGGTGTGCCGGGTCGGGAGCGCCGCAGCGGGCGCAGCGCGAAGTCTGGAGGACGAAGCCCGCCAGCCCCAGCAGCTTGTAACTCATCACCAGGGCCACCCACTCGGGGTCCGGCTGGTGCGAGAC from the Deinococcus sp. NW-56 genome contains:
- a CDS encoding lycopene cyclase family protein; protein product: MTVGGTDVLVVGGGPAGVALAAACAARGLSVRLVAPHLPRPFPATYGAWLDEVPAPARDALAQVWSDVRVYAGAEATPLLRPYALLDNARLLEGLLARAGNGLCWTRGQVTGADRVGEGWEVRGTDGETWRAFVVVDAGGHGGSLGAPVRPGGAALQTAYGVVAQFDRPPGPPGGMVWMDYRAGHLPPAEVRAQPTFLYTMHLGGDRYLVEETSLIARPGVTRSLLRERLRARLAAQGTPPREVEHVEWVAFPMNTAAPRPGPWLAFGSAAGLVHPVSGFQVAGALADAPVVAGAVAETLAACGPAAATRAGWEALWPQERRAAREVALLGVDALLALPGDALPAFFSAFFRLPADQWHGFLAPRTDAGALARTMLRLFAHAPNRVRLPLARAALGQPGTSGRALLSALD
- a CDS encoding alpha/beta hydrolase, yielding MSSRSARRLLPALGLLALGLTLAACSGQTAGAGAQGLLNAAVSTRGLEVTRDQRYGPDARNVLDVYAPPNARNAPVVLFVHGGSWQSGDKEGHKFVGESLARAGYVTGVMNYRLAPQNRYPAYIQDTAAALRWMRDNAAKFGGNPDSLFVSGHSAGAFNAVEAVVNERWLREAGVPIRAVRGVIGIAGPYSYDFRDFQSRVAFPEGGTPDEIMPDRHVRPDAPPHLLLVAENDTTVHPQNALNMEAALKRAGVPVTRTVLPRLNHITVVGALARPLTFLGGTRQTVIDFIEAHRLK
- the recO gene encoding DNA repair protein RecO, which produces MRSRSANRSGIVIRRRVTPAGDIIVTLLTPQGKVKAIARGGVRGALSSRLNLFHHVGVQLYQTPQADLATVQQAVLEGALPRLAEPERYAFAHLMAELADALFQEGEFSEQAFDLFAGALRGVSHQPDPEWVALVMSYKLLGLAGFVLQTSRCARCGAPDPAHPDPLGGQLLCGDCSSLPTYPPASLDFLRNVVRRSVRVSMEHPVPEDERPALWRALERFVTVQVGNVQSWRQLVPQVAVAPA